In a genomic window of Pontibacter liquoris:
- the rpsA gene encoding 30S ribosomal protein S1: MSNSPENFDWDRFESQGFGGGYSKAEKAEMEKMYDDTLTTVQEQEVVKGTVVGITDRDVILNIGFKSDGLVPVSEFRDLPELKVGDEVEVFIEDQEDPNGQLILSRKKAKIVSAWAKIYDALENDNVLEGVVKRRTKGGLIMDLYGVEAFLPGSQIDVKPIRDFDVFVGKKMEVKVVKINAAFDNVVVSHKVLIEKDLEQQRAAILNNLEKGQVLEGVIKNMTNFGVFIDLGGVDGLLHITDISWGRINHPEEVLQLDQKVNVVVLDFDDDKKRISLGMKQLTPHPWDALPAEIEVGSRVKGKIVNVADYGAFLELMPGVEGLIHVSEMSWSQHLRNPQDFIKQGDEVEAVVLTLDREERKMSLGIKQLTEDPWTKEDVLTKYGVGTKHTGIVRNLTNFGLFLELEEGVDGLVHVSDLSWTKKIKHPSEFVKVGDNLDVVVLELDVPNRRLALGHKQLEENPWDTFESVFNIGSVHKATVLEKSDRGAVLELPYGIEGFAFPKSLAKEDGSQVEVGESLDFKVTEFSKEDRKIILSHTATYSDVDTARTARATKKAAAPAAGGTASAEKKDARAPKVQKEADRSTLGDLDALSALKEQMLSNEKEAGVKKLEAAAAKKTQDTDNEDESAEEENNA; the protein is encoded by the coding sequence ATGAGTAATTCTCCAGAAAATTTCGATTGGGACAGATTTGAGTCTCAAGGTTTTGGCGGCGGCTATAGCAAAGCTGAGAAAGCCGAAATGGAAAAAATGTATGACGACACCCTGACTACCGTACAGGAGCAGGAGGTTGTGAAAGGAACTGTGGTTGGCATCACTGATCGTGACGTGATCCTGAACATCGGTTTCAAATCTGATGGCCTGGTACCTGTTTCAGAATTCAGAGATCTTCCTGAGCTGAAAGTAGGCGACGAGGTAGAAGTGTTTATTGAAGACCAGGAAGACCCGAACGGCCAGCTGATCTTGTCCCGCAAGAAAGCCAAAATCGTTAGCGCCTGGGCTAAAATTTACGACGCACTTGAGAACGACAACGTTCTGGAGGGTGTAGTGAAGAGAAGAACCAAAGGTGGTCTGATCATGGACCTCTACGGTGTTGAAGCGTTCTTGCCAGGTTCGCAGATCGACGTGAAGCCGATCCGTGACTTCGATGTGTTCGTAGGCAAGAAAATGGAAGTGAAAGTTGTGAAAATCAACGCCGCTTTCGACAACGTGGTTGTTTCTCACAAAGTACTGATCGAGAAAGACCTGGAGCAGCAGCGTGCCGCTATCCTGAACAACCTTGAAAAAGGTCAGGTTCTGGAAGGCGTTATCAAGAACATGACAAACTTCGGTGTGTTCATCGACCTTGGTGGCGTAGACGGTCTGCTTCACATCACAGATATTTCATGGGGCCGTATCAACCACCCGGAAGAAGTATTGCAGCTCGACCAGAAGGTGAACGTAGTAGTGCTTGACTTCGATGATGACAAGAAGCGTATTTCTCTTGGCATGAAGCAGCTTACTCCTCATCCATGGGATGCACTGCCTGCTGAGATCGAGGTTGGCTCACGTGTGAAAGGTAAAATTGTAAACGTAGCAGACTATGGTGCGTTCCTGGAACTGATGCCAGGCGTAGAAGGTCTGATCCACGTTTCTGAAATGAGCTGGTCACAGCATCTGCGTAATCCGCAGGACTTCATTAAGCAAGGCGACGAGGTAGAAGCAGTAGTGCTGACACTGGACCGCGAAGAGCGCAAAATGTCTCTGGGCATTAAGCAGCTGACCGAAGATCCGTGGACAAAAGAAGATGTGCTGACCAAGTATGGCGTAGGCACCAAGCACACAGGCATCGTGCGTAACCTCACCAACTTCGGCCTGTTCCTGGAACTGGAAGAAGGTGTAGACGGACTGGTACACGTATCGGACCTGAGCTGGACCAAGAAGATCAAGCACCCATCTGAGTTTGTGAAAGTTGGTGATAACCTGGACGTAGTAGTGCTGGAACTGGATGTTCCGAACCGCAGACTTGCCCTGGGCCACAAGCAACTGGAAGAAAACCCTTGGGATACGTTTGAATCCGTATTCAACATCGGTTCTGTTCACAAAGCTACTGTACTGGAGAAATCTGACAGAGGCGCTGTGTTAGAATTGCCTTACGGCATCGAAGGTTTCGCTTTCCCGAAAAGCTTAGCCAAAGAAGACGGTTCTCAGGTAGAAGTTGGCGAAAGCTTAGACTTCAAAGTAACTGAATTCTCTAAAGAAGACCGTAAGATCATTCTTTCGCACACAGCTACTTATTCTGATGTAGACACTGCCAGAACGGCCCGTGCTACGAAGAAAGCTGCTGCCCCTGCAGCAGGTGGTACTGCCAGCGCAGAGAAGAAAGACGCAAGAGCACCAAAAGTTCAGAAAGAAGCAGACCGCTCCACACTTGGAGACCTGGATGCCCTTTCTGCCCTGAAGGAGCAAATGCTTTCTAACGAGAAAGAGGCTGGTGTGAAGAAGTTGGAGGCTGCTGCGGCTAAAAAGACGCAGGACACGGACAACGAGGACGAATCTGCTGAAGAAGAGAACAACGCTTAG